The Chitinophaga pinensis DSM 2588 region CACCCGTTACAAAACGATATGAACAGTTGATTACTGACCGGTGAAAAATATATCTGCCGGATTCAGTTTCTCCCTGTCTCTGTATATACCTGCATTCAGCCAGGCACCGGTACCGGTATTAAAGTATTGTACCCTGATGCGATGGAGTCCTTTGCGTAAAGGCACAAAGCCGTTACGGTCCTGCAGGTCATGCTGACCATCATTATCCACCACTACCTGATCGTCGATATAAAATACAGCGCCATCGTCGCTGTTCAGATGGAAATCATAGAGATCATCCGCAGGAATCTTTACCAGTCCCGTAAAAGTAACACCATACTCTTTTACTGATAAGGGACGGACATCTACTGCTGGCAGTATACCGCTGCTGTCGCCTTTTTCAGGCAATTGCTTTGCATTGGCAGGTACTGTTTTTACCAGGGAGAAACGCACGCCTTTTGCGCCCTGTTTTGTGGCAACAGCAGGTAGAAATGCTTTTCTTACATAGGAAGCGCTGTACAGCGGACTCACACGTCCCGTAGGTAGTACCACGATACAATTTAACTGTGCCGTACTATTTTCAGGAACGTTGATAGTGATAGGCTGTGTATAAGGTTTGCTGCGCAATCCGGGTTGTGTACCGTCAGTCGTATAATAGATCATACCCCCTTTTACCGGTGTCTTCAGTGTGACGCTCACTGTTGGTGTTGTCACCACTTTACTTTCCAGTCCGATAGGTTCCGGTATACGGAAATTAATACCGGCATAACTCATGCGGGAAAGCTCCAGTGGCAGCTTACGCAGGAAACGGTCATAATTCTTTTTACCAGGTTGTGCCCAGGCTATTTCAGATAAAGCCAGTGCACGTGGCCACAGCATATAATCCAGCATCTGCTGATCGGGAATAAACTCTGTCCATATATTGCCTTGCACACCTTTTATATAACGTTGTTCCGTTCGCGTTAGTGATGGAGGTAAAGGCTCATAATTATATACCGTTTTCAATGGCAGATAAGCAGCCGCATTCAGTGGTTCTGTAGAAGGTTGTCCTTGTGTATAGTCAAAATAGAGATAAGTATTAGGTGTCATGATGACATTGTGTTGCTGCTTTGCAGCTGCGATGCCACCTTCTTCTCCGCGCCAGCTCATAACGGTGGCATTGGCTGCCAGTCCGCCTTCCAGTATTTCATCCCATCCGATAATAGAACGTCCTTTACTATTGACAAACTTCTCCATACGCTGAATGAAATAACTCTGTAATGCGTGTTCGTCTTTCAGTCCCAGTCTGCGGATCATGCGCTGTACTTCTGCAGATTCTTTCCATCTGTCTTTCAGACATTCATCTCCGCCAATGTGGATAAACTGGCTGGGGAAGAGGTCTATCACTTCAGTCAATACATCCTGCAGGAAGGTAAACACGGAGTCATTCACAGGATTCAGTACATCTTTGGAAATGCCCCAGGTGGTGCGTACTTCATAAGGTCCTTTGGTATTACCGAAAGAGGGGTAAGCGGTGAGTACAGCCTGCGAGTGCCCAGGCATCTCTATTTCAGGAATGATCGTGATATTTCTTTCTGCTGCATATTTTACAATATCGCGTACTTCATCCTGTGTATAATAACCACCATAAGGTTTACCATCATAAGTAGTACTACGGCGATGATGTCCGACGATGGTCTCTTTCCTGGTGGAAGCAATCTCTTGCAGACGTGGATATTTCTTGATCTCGATACGCCATCCCTGGTCGTCGGTAAGGTGCCAGTGGAAGCGGTTGAATTTATAAAGTACCATCATATCGATAAACTCTTTGATGGCAGCAGGAGGGAAGAAGTGACGGCTCACGTCCAGCATCATACCACGATAAGCAAAACGTGGGTAGTCCTGGATCTTTACGCCGGGCAGATGAAGACTGCCGTTATAAGGTGTTTGTCTGACAGTGTCAGTCGCAGGTTTGATATTTTTATTAACAGGAAACAGTTGTATTAACGTTTGCAGACCGTAAAACAGTCCGGCTGCATCTCCCTGCAGATAGACCCGGCCGGTATTTACTTCGAGGATATATCCTTCCGCTTTACCACTGCGTGTCTCCACAATTTTGATAATGGAATTGGATGCTTGTCCGGATGCGGTTGCAGGACTGGCAGGGAGCTTGAAGTTATAATTACGTTGCAGGTAATCATTCAGGAATGCCGCTGTTTTTTCAGCGCCTTTGCCACTGTATTGAATGGCTGCCTGATCGTTTACAACAAAGCTGCCGGGCATAGGATTGAGCAGTAGTGGCTCAGGGATAATGGTGATGTCGCCGGTTTTCAGCTGTGCTGTACCAGATAGGTAACAGCAGATGGCGAGCATCGACAGGAATAATGTTTTCATATGCATCATGTTGGTATGGTTATTTACTGGCCGTTCCAAGTCATTGTCCATCTCCTCGTTTACTATATAGGATCAGCAGTCCGCCTGCCGGCGGGACTGCTGATATTGTTTTATTCATTTGTCAGGAATCCGCCTTTACCACGGTACAGCTTTATCTTGCCGTCCAGTTCCAGCGCCAGTACAGTCATGTATTTATCCTGTACGTTGGCAGGTACGTCAATGTATACCAGTCCGGGTACAGCGCTCCAGGAGATCTTACCTACCACCTTATGCGTCAGTTGCTGGCCATTGCCTGACACACTGATCTTTTTAATATTGTTCACCAGGCCTTTCACCATTACCTGACCGTTTACATTACCAGCCAGGAAGAGGTATAAGGTAGTGGAATCTTTTGATAAAGTGGTAGGACCATAAAAATGTCCTGCCGGAATTCCTGCTACCGTATTGAAAATAGCCGGCGCATGTTTTTTATTCCATGCCCCTAACTCTTTGAGTACATTCACTTCTTCAGCAGGAATGGTGCCATCTTCGGCAGGGCCGATATCCAGCAGCATATTACCGCCATTGCTGACAGCATCTGCAAAGATGGTGATGACTTCATAAGGCGTCTTGAAATTGGTATCATCGGGGTGATAGCCCCAGTTATTGTTGATGGTCATGCAGAGCTCCCACCAGTTGTAATGTGGTCTGGATACGGGGAAGTTCTGTTCAGGCGTATCATAATCGCCGTATGCCTGTAAGCGGCCATTGATGATGGTATTCGGGTTATGGCCGGTCAGCATCTTTCTGATTTTCACGGCTTCCCATTCTTCCGCGCTATGTTCCCAGTCGCCATCAAACCACCAGAGGTCAGGATTGTACTGTTGCATGACTTCTTTCAGCTGTCCTTCATAGAAGTTCAGGAAGCGTTGCCAGCGGGCAGGGTCTTTCTTTGCGTCGTAGCGGCTGCTGTCTTTCAGGAACTGCGGATAATCAGGATAACTCCAGTCGATCAGGGAGAAGTAGGCGCCGGCTTTGATACCCTGTTGGCGTAAGGCGTTATAGAGGGGCGTGAGTACATCCCGTTTGGCGGGTGTACTGTTGGCGATATCCAGTTTACTGAGCTTACTATCCCATAAAGCGACACCGTCGTGGTGTTTGGTGGTCATCACGGCATAGCGTGCACCAGATTCTTTGATCAGTGCGGCCCATTCTTCCGGGTGATAATTCTTTGCAGTGAAGCCTTTCAGCTGCTGCATATAATCTGTGTAGGAGATCTTCCTGTTATGGAAGGACCAGGATTCGTCTACTCCATTGACGGAATAGATACCCCAGTGAATGAAGATACCGAGTTTTGCATCTGCAAACCATTGCATTTTCTCACGAATGGAATCAGCTGTTGTGTGTTGTTGTGCGTTGAGACTTTTAAGCATTGGTAGTACAAGGGCTACCGATAATAGGAAACGTTTCATTCTATATTCACATGTGTTTATTGTGTAATGTTTTATAATTCTGACAAATTGCCCCGGTTGGTACGGGATTTGTTGCATGATGGCCCATAGGCGTAACAGTTTGGTAACAAAAAGAAGCTGTGAAAATAGTTTTAATGATTAAATTTATCGCCAGGAAAATGTTCATCGAATACATGAAAACACAAAAAAACAATCTATAAATGCAACCAACTTTATTGATCCTTGCTGCCGGTATGGCTAGCCGATACGGTAGCTTAAAACAGATCCAGCAGTTTGGCCCCAGCGGTGAAACAATTGTTGATTACTCCATTTACGATGCTATCCGTGCTGGTTTCGGCAAGATAGTGTTCATTATCCGTAAGGATTTTGAAAAAGAATTTAAAGAAATATTTGAACCTAAACTGAAAGGTCGTGTAGAGACGGATTATGTATTTCAGGAAATGGATGCATTTACAGATGGCTATGCAACGCCGGCTGACCGTACCAAACCATGGGGTACAGCGCATGCTATATTGTGTGCAAAAGATGCTATCAACGAACCCTTTGCAGTGATCAATGCAGATGATTTTTATGGTCGTGACTCATTTGAGAAAGCGGCTGCTTTCCTGAAAGATGCTGCTAAACCGGATGTATACTGTGTGGTTGGTTATCAGTTAAGTAAAACGATCAGTGAGCATGGTTCCGTTTCCCGCGGCGTATGTGCTGCTGACAGCGAAAGCAACCTGGCTGCTATCAATGAAAGAACCAAGGTATATAAAGACGGAGAGCAGATCGTGTATGAAGATGCTGATGGCAGCAAACACGAACTCGCACCGGATACCCCGGTTTCTATGAACTTCTGGGGTTTCCATCCTTCTGTATTTAAACTGAGCCAGGATCTGTTCAGAGACTTCCTGCAGCAGAATGGTGATAAACCGAAGTCAGAGTTCTTCATTCCGATCGTTGTAGATCATTTCATTAAGAACAAAGTAGGTGTTGTAAATGTGATCCCAACAGGAGCGCAGTGGTTTGGTGTTACTTATAAAGAAGATGCTCCCGGTGTACAGGAAAGTCTCTCTGCCCTGGTAAAAAGTGGGGAATATCCAGACAACCTCTGGAAATAGAACTGAAGAATTGTAATAATTTTGCTATTTGTATGGAATTTAGCTAAAGAATTGATGTTTTATTTCAAAAACTTCAAAAAGTGAAGTTTTGTTTGCGAAATAACTAAATCTTTGGATTGTATTGTTTTTTAGTTTTATGACCAATACATTTGTAGAAGCAAAATAAAAAGCGTCCCTCCATGTGGGTAAATAAAGACAACAATAAGATTAATCACATCGTAGCTCAGCTCAACTGGGCTATCACACTAGTCGTGATTGTCGTTGTCATTATTAGCCACCAGTATGGAGGATAGGTTAACGTGTACAATCACTAATGATAAACAAGACGCCTTCCTCCATCAGAGGAAGGCGTTTTTTTGTGCCTGTAATTACAAAGCAATCCAAAATCGAATTCTAATATCTGAATTATGTATAGCTATTACAACGAGAACACCATTCTTTACATTAACGGGGAGTATAAGAAAGCTACCGCGGCCACTACAGATTTGTATGGTCAGTCATTACATTATGGGTATGCTGTATTTGAAGGCATTCGTGCTTATAAAACAGCTGATGGAACTGTGAAGATTTTCAAAGCAAAAGAACACTTCGACAGATTTAAGCGTTCCTGCGAATTAATACACATGCCGTATCCATTTGATAATGACGAGCTGGTGAAAGCATGTTACAAAGTGCTGGAACTGAATAATATGGAAGAAGCGTACATCCGTCCGCTCGCTTTCTGCCCTCCGAACATGACACTGAAGGCTGCTGCCGAAACACATGTACTGATCTGTGCATGGGAATGGGGAGCATACCTGGGCGAAAAACTGCTGCGTGTGATGACCTCATCTTACCAGCGCCCAAATCCAAAAGCATTCAAGATCGAGTCTAAAACAGCTGGTCTGTATGTAAACTCTATCCTGGCTTCTCAGGAAGCAAAGGAACAGGGTTACGACGAAGCGCTGCTCCTGGATATCAACGGCTTTGTAGCTGAAGGTCCCGGCGCTAACCTGTTCTTCGAAAAAGACGGTAAGATCTTCACACCTCCTCCAGGCAACATCCTGCCAGGTATTACCCGTGCTACCGTGATCGAACTGTGTCATGAACTGGGTATTCCGCTGGAAGAGAAACTCTTTACTACTGACGAACTGAAAACAGCTGACTGCGTATTCTATTGCGGTACTGCTGCTGAAGTAGTAGGATGGGATTCACTCGATGGCCAGACTTTTAACAAGCCATGGGCTACTTCTCTGGGTAAACTGCTGCAGCAGGCTTACAAAGCGAAAGTACTTGAGAAAGAATTCGATCGCGCTGCGGTTCCGGTCGCGTAAGCCACTGGTATCAGTACACAGATATTCATGAAAACTCGTGCTGATTCAGGTTGTATTTCCTCTATATACTTCACCTGAGAGTGATACGCTATTGTTTAAAAGCAATAGTATAGTATCCCATTTTAATCAGATAGCTAACAAAGCATCACGCTTTGTACCCATGGTATAAAGCGTGATGCCTTCTATAATCACTTCGTTCAGGCCTCTCATTCTTCCCGTTGCAGCCTTTTTTAATCAAGTTGGAATTTGGATTTTTGAAAGTACGTTATCCAGTACCACGGCGGATTTGGTCACAAAACGAAGAGATTTGAAGACCGGCTAACCGGTCAGTAATTGGTTTGGAACTTGGCTTTTATCACTGCTATTTTGTACCTACTTAAATAGCAACCCGGAAATTTTTATAAACAGATGGAATTAAACAAATACAGCAAAACGCTCACGCAGGATCCAACACAGCCCGCCACACAGGCGCAGCTGTACGCACTCGGTTTAACTGAAGAAGACCTGAAGAAAGCGCAGGTAGGCATTGCCAGTATGGGCTATGACGGTAATCCATGTAACATGCACCTCAATGACCTCGCTCAGGAGGTCAAGAAAGGGGTCTGGGCTAATAATCTGGTCGGACTCACTTTCCATACTATTGGCGTCAGCGATGGTATGACAAATGGTACTCCGGGTATGCGTTATTCCCTGGTCAGCCGCGACCTGATTGCTGATTCCATCGAAACCGTTGTAGGCGCTCAGTATTATGATGGTGTGATCACCGTACCTGGCTGTGATAAAAACATGCCTGGCTCCCTGATCGCGATGGGACGTCTGAATCGTCCTTCTATCATGGTATATGGCGGTTCTACAGCTCCTGGTAAATACCAGGGAAAAGACCTGAACATTATCTCTGCATTTGAAGCGCTGGGTCAGAAAATGGCTGGTCAGCTCAGCGATGAAGACTTCAAAGGCATTGTACAGCATTCCTGCCCTGGCGCCGGCGCCTGTGGCGGTATGTATACGGCAAATACCATGTCTTCTGCTATTGAAGCATTAGGTATGAGCCTTCCTTATAGTTCTTCTAACCCTGCACTCAGCAAGGACAAAAAAGAAGAATGTCTGTCAGCTGGTAAATATATCCACATCCTCCTGGAGAAAGATATCAAGCCTTCTGATATCATGACGCTGGAAGCATTTGAAAATGCGGCTACCGTTGTGATGGCACTGGGTGGTAGTACCAATGCCGTACTGCACTTCATTGCAATCGCAAAGGCAATAGGCGTGAAATTCGGATTACCTGAATTCCAGCGTATCAGCGATAAAACACCACTGATCGCTGACCTGAAACCAAGTGGTAAATACCTGATGGAAGACCTGCACAACATTGGCGGCGTTCCATTAGTAATGAAATATCTGCTGAAAAAAGGCTACCTGCATGGTCACTGTCTGACAGTAACCGGCAAGACCCTGGCAGAAAACCTGGAAAGTGTACCAGATCTGGAATTCGAAGGACAGGATATCGTTGTTCCGGTGGAAAAACCAATAAAAGCGACTGGTCACATCCAGATGCTGTATGGTAACCTGGCAGAACTGGGTTCCGTAGCCAAGATTACCGGTAAGGAAGGACTGAGCTTCCGTGGTCCTGCGCGTGTGTTTGAAGGTGAATATGAACTGATCGCAGGTATTCAGAACGGTCGTGTGAAAGCAGGCGATGTGGTGGTAATCAGACAGGTAGGTCCAAAGGGCGCACCTGGTATGCCGGAAATGCTGAAACCAACATCCGCTATCATGGGTGTAGGTCTTGGTAAGAGCGTAGCGCTGATTACAGACGGACGTTTCTCTGGTGGTACACACGGTTTTGTAGTAGGACACATCACACCGGAAGCGGTAGAAGGTGGTACTATCGGACTGGTACAGGACAATGACATAATAGAAATTGACGCCGAAAAGAATACAATCAACGTGGAACTGAGTGCAGAAGAACTGGCTGCCCGCAGGGCGAAATGGGTAAAACCTGCGTTGAAAGTAACTAATGGTGTATTATATAAATATGCAAAACTCGTTTCAAATGCAACAGAAGGATGTGTTACCGATGAAGCCTGAGCCGGCTGAAAAGCGGACAGCTGCAACTGCTCCACTTAATATGACTGGTTCTGAGGCAGTGATCCGCTCGCTCATTGCAGAAGGTGTTGAAACCATTTTCGGCTATCCTGGCGGCGCTATCATGCCCATTTATGATGCCCTTTACGATTTCCAACAGGAAATTCATCATATACTGGTCCGTCACGAACAGGGTGCTACGCACGCTGCACAAGGTTATGCGCGTTCCTCCGGCAAAACAGGGGTGGTCTTCGCTACCTCCGGTCCGGGTGCTACCAACCTGGTGACAGGTCTGGCTGACGCTTATATGGATTCTACTCCGATGGTGTGTATTACCGGTCAGGTAGCTGCACATCTGCTGGGTACTGACGCCTTCCAGGAAACAGACGTGATTGGTATTACCATGCCGATCACCAAATGGAACATCCAGGTAACACGTCCGGAAGATATTCCAGGCGCTATCGCCAAAGCATTCTATATCGCAGGTAGCGGCCGTCCGGGCCCGGTACTGGTAGATATCACCAGGAATGCACAGGTAGCGAAATTTGATTTCGAATACAAGAAATGTGATTATATCCGCAGCTACCGTCCCGTACCAAGACTGGATCTTGAGGCAGTAGAAGCGGCAGCAGAACTGATCAATAATGCAAAGAAGCCGTATATATTCTGTGGCCACGGTGTATTGTTGTCAGGCGCTGAAAAAGAACTGATCGAACTGGCTGAAAAAGCTGGTATCCCGATCGCTTCCACCTTACTGGGTCTGTCAGCCGTTCCGGTTGATCATCCGAACTATGTAGGTTATCTCGGTATGCATGGTAACTATGCCCCGAATATCATGACCAACGAGTGTGATGTACTGATCGCGGTAGGTATGCGTTTCGACGACCGTATCACCGGTGATGTATCACAGTATGTGAAACAGGCAAAGGTAGTCCACGTAGAGATCGACGCCGCTGAAATCAACAAGATCATCAAAGCGGATGTAGCGGTACATGCAGATGCTAAAACAGCACTGGAAGCTTTGCTGGCACTGGTAAAACCTGCAAAACACGACGAGTGGATACAGTCCTTCCGTGAGGCAGATAAACAGGAAATAGAAAAAGTATCTACGAAAGAACTTTATCCTACTGAAGGTGGTTTAAAGATGGCGGAAGTAGTGCGCCTCATCTCTGAAAGAACCGAAGGTAAGGCGATACTGGTAACCGACGTCGGCCAGCACCAGATGATCGCTTCCCGTTACTATCGCTTTAAAGATCCGAATACCAACATCACTTCCGGTGGTATGGGTACAATGGGTTTTGCATTGCCGGCAGCAATGGGGGCAAAAGTAGGTGCGCCTGAAAAAGAAGTAGTGGCAGTAATCGGTGATGGTTGTTTCCAGATGACATTGCAGGAACTGGGTACGATCTATCAGTCTGAAATAGGCGTGAAAATAGTGATCCTGAATAACAACTTCCTGGGTATGGTGCGTCAATGGCAACAGCTGTTCTTTGACAAACGTTACTCTTCTACAGAAATGACCAACCCTGACTTCGTACAGATCGCAAAAGGGTTCTTCATTCCGGGTAGAAAAGTGACTGACCGTGCAGATATTACTGCTGCTGTAGATGAGATGATCTCTCACAAGGGCGCTTATCTGCTGGAAGTAGTCGTGGAGAAAGAAGACAACGTATTCCCAATGGTGCCTTCCGGCCAGCCGATCGCAAATATCAGGCTCGAGTAGCAGGAAGAAAGGTTCAGCAATCATTAACAACGAACACTATGCAAAAAGAATATACAATAACGGTTTATACGGAAGACAGGATTGGTATCACCAGTCGTATAACCGTTATTTTCACCCGCCGTGGAATAAATATCACGAGTCTTACAACGGCTGAAACAGAGATTCCTGGCGTATATAAGTTCATCATCACCGTGCTTTCTGAAAAAGAAAAACTGGTGAAGATCGTAGGTCAGATCGAAAGACTGATCGAAATCCACCGTGCATTTGTACATGAAGAAGACGAAGTGGTATACCAGGAACTCGCGCTGTACAAGATCTCTACAAAGGCGCTGCAGAACGGTAATATCGAACTGCTGATCCGTGAGAACAATGCACGCATCCTCACGATCACTGAAGACTACTTCGTACTCGAAAAAACCGGTCATCAGCAGGAGCTGATCGATCTGCAGGCAAAGCTTGCACCATACGGTCTGATCGAATATACCAAAAGTGGAAGGGTTGCCATTATCAAATGGAGCCGCCGTTTCCACGATCACCTGAAGGAGCTGGAAACACAGCGTCCTGACAACCTGAAGCAGGCTACTTATAAAGAACACACAGAAGTGTCTGCAGAAGAAGAAAGTATCTAGTTTACAATATTTATAAAAAAAACAAACACTATCAAAACATGGCAACCATCAATTTTGGAGGGGTACTGGAAGACGTAGTAACCAGAGAAGAATTCCCAATGGAAAAAGCTAGAGAAGTGCTGAAAGATGAAGTGATAGCTATCATCGGTTACGGCGTACAGGGTCCCGGCCAGGCACTGAACCTGAAAGATAACGGTTTCAACGTGATCATCGGTCAGCGTAAAGACTCTAAAACCTGGGATAAAGCTGTTGCTGACGGCTGGGTTCCTGGTCAGACGTTGTTCGAAATCGAAGAAGCTGCTCAGAAAGGTACGATCATTCAGTTCCTGTTGAGTGATGCCGGTCAGATCGCACTGTGGCCTACACTGAAACCACACCTGACTAAAGGCAAAGCTTTATATTTCTCCCATGGTTTTGGTATTACTTATAAAGACCAGACTAACATTATTCCTCCTGCTGACGTGGATGTAATCCTGGTAGCCCCTAAAGGTTCCGGTACTTCCCTGCGCAGACTGTTCCTGGCTGGTCAGGGTCTGAACTCCAGCTTTGCTATCTACCAGGATGCAACCGGTAAAGCACGTGATCGCGTTATCGCACTGGGTATCGGTGTTGGTTCAGGTTACCTGTTCGAAACAGATTTCAAAAAAGAAGTTACTTCTGACTTAACAGGTGAGCGTGGTACCCTGATGGGTGCTATCCAGGGTATCTTCGCTGCTCAGTACGAAGTACTGCGCAAGAATGGTCACTCTCCATCTGAAGCATTTAACGAAACAGTAGAAGAACTGACACAGTCTCTGATGCCGCTGGTTGCTGAAAACGGTATGGACTGGATGTATGCTAACTGTTCTACTACCGCTCAGCGTGGTGCGCTGGATTGGTGGAAGAAATTCAAAGAAGCAAGCCAGCCGGTATTCGAAGAACTGTATGCAAGTGTTGCTGCAGGTAAAGAAGCTGCACGTTCTATCGCATCTAACAGTACTCCTGACTATCGTGATAAACTGAACGAAGAACTGAGAGAACTGCGCGAAAGCGAAATGTGGCAGGCTGGTGCTGCGGTAAGAAAACTGCGCCCAAATAACTAATCAATACAATTAGGAATTAGGAATTAGGGAATTAGGAATTGATAATGCAGCGGAGATTGTCTTCACTGATCCCATTTGAATCCTGATCTTTAATTCTTAATTCCTAATTCTTAATTCCCAATTAATAATGTCCCAGGTACTAACAAGCGTGAATCCGCTCAACATACTCGATGCAGCGGTGAAGTTAAAACCTGTGGTGAACCGTACCCCGCTTACTTACAGCGCCACGCTCTCCCGCAGGTACAATGCAGATGTCTATCTCAAAAGAGAAGACATGCAGATTGTAAGATCTTATAAATTGCGTGGGGCATACAACCTGATTAGCAGCCTGGATAAAGAAACGCTGTCAAAAGGAGTAACCTGTGCCAGCGCGGGTAACCATGCGCAGGGCTTTGCCTATGCATGCCGCCAGCTGGATATTAAAGGCGTGTGTTTCATGCCGATCATTACGCCGAAACAAAAAGTCAACCAGGTAAATATGTTCGGTGGCGAGAACATCGAAATCAGACTGGTAGGCGATACATTTGATGATTGTGCGGCAGAAGCCCAGGCTTTTACCAAAGCACACAACATGACTTTCATTCCTCCTTTCGATGATGCAAAGATCATTGAAGGACAAGGTACCGTAGCTGTAGAGATTCTGGAAGACCAGTCGAAGATCGATTATGTGTTCGTGCCTATTGGTGGCGGCGGACTCGCGGCAGGTGTCGGTACTTATTTTAAAACATACAGTCCCCATACACAGATCATTGGCGTGGAACCGGAAGGC contains the following coding sequences:
- the ilvC gene encoding ketol-acid reductoisomerase; amino-acid sequence: MATINFGGVLEDVVTREEFPMEKAREVLKDEVIAIIGYGVQGPGQALNLKDNGFNVIIGQRKDSKTWDKAVADGWVPGQTLFEIEEAAQKGTIIQFLLSDAGQIALWPTLKPHLTKGKALYFSHGFGITYKDQTNIIPPADVDVILVAPKGSGTSLRRLFLAGQGLNSSFAIYQDATGKARDRVIALGIGVGSGYLFETDFKKEVTSDLTGERGTLMGAIQGIFAAQYEVLRKNGHSPSEAFNETVEELTQSLMPLVAENGMDWMYANCSTTAQRGALDWWKKFKEASQPVFEELYASVAAGKEAARSIASNSTPDYRDKLNEELRELRESEMWQAGAAVRKLRPNN
- the ilvA gene encoding threonine ammonia-lyase, yielding MSQVLTSVNPLNILDAAVKLKPVVNRTPLTYSATLSRRYNADVYLKREDMQIVRSYKLRGAYNLISSLDKETLSKGVTCASAGNHAQGFAYACRQLDIKGVCFMPIITPKQKVNQVNMFGGENIEIRLVGDTFDDCAAEAQAFTKAHNMTFIPPFDDAKIIEGQGTVAVEILEDQSKIDYVFVPIGGGGLAAGVGTYFKTYSPHTQIIGVEPEGAPSMSRALEAGEPVTLSEIERFVDGAAVKRVGTLNFSICKDVLTKMQLVPEGKVCSTILRLYNEDAIVVEPAGALSIAALDYFAKEIEGKKVVCVVSGSNNDIDRMQEIKERSLLYEGLKHYFIIRFVQRPGALKEFVNHVLGPNDDITRFEFIQKHNKETGPALIGVELKNREDYDILLANFRKYNIHFTELNKDDNLFGYLV